One genomic region from Leptospira tipperaryensis encodes:
- the rpmB gene encoding 50S ribosomal protein L28 — translation MARRCEVTGKGTASGNNVSHSHIKTRRTWKVNLIKKRIFLEDENRWVTVRLSTRALRTLRKKGIKAAIKDNGGSLGVLAPKKYAGIQKSAPKTA, via the coding sequence ATGGCCAGAAGATGTGAAGTAACCGGGAAGGGCACTGCCTCCGGAAACAATGTTTCCCATTCCCACATTAAGACAAGAAGAACCTGGAAGGTGAATCTTATCAAAAAAAGAATCTTTTTGGAAGATGAAAACCGTTGGGTTACAGTTCGTCTTTCTACCAGAGCTCTTCGTACTCTGAGAAAAAAAGGAATTAAGGCCGCCATCAAAGATAACGGCGGATCCTTGGGCGTTCTTGCTCCGAAAAAATACGCAGGAATCCAGAAGTCAGCTCCAAAAACAGCCTGA
- a CDS encoding polyphenol oxidase family protein has product MALSHSFPIANGKKIRILILGKKELPNLSLEPNSQRNEISKQTGRKESSIFLLNQVHGDTILEASEIPEFAFPAADALIGEESQKILCIKTADCMPIFFWSSSSEKFAAVHSGWKGTLAGIAEETILKCFSKKEIVDGSLFGFLGPCATGIRYEVGEDVASLFRSEYSDCLKFSLEGKSLLDLESFLRFRLEKNRIRVNLDPSGICTMEKNSDFFSHRQKDVGRNLNLIWKED; this is encoded by the coding sequence ATGGCCTTGTCTCATTCCTTCCCGATCGCAAACGGAAAGAAAATTCGGATTTTGATCCTCGGGAAAAAAGAACTTCCGAATCTTTCTCTGGAACCGAATTCTCAGAGAAACGAAATTTCAAAACAAACCGGACGAAAAGAATCTTCTATTTTCCTTTTGAATCAGGTGCACGGAGATACGATTCTCGAAGCTTCCGAAATTCCAGAATTTGCCTTTCCTGCAGCGGACGCTTTGATCGGAGAAGAATCTCAAAAAATTCTCTGTATTAAGACGGCGGATTGTATGCCGATCTTTTTTTGGTCTTCCAGCAGCGAGAAGTTCGCGGCGGTCCATTCGGGTTGGAAAGGAACGTTAGCCGGAATTGCAGAGGAAACGATCTTAAAATGTTTTTCTAAAAAGGAAATCGTTGACGGATCTTTGTTTGGTTTTCTCGGACCGTGTGCCACCGGAATCCGCTACGAAGTGGGGGAAGACGTCGCGTCCTTGTTTCGTTCCGAATATTCCGATTGTTTGAAGTTTTCGCTCGAAGGAAAAAGTCTTTTGGATTTGGAATCCTTTCTTAGATTTCGATTGGAAAAAAATCGGATTCGAGTGAATCTTGATCCTTCCGGAATTTGTACGATGGAGAAAAATTCAGATTTCTTCAGTCATCGTCAGAAAGACGTAGGAAGAAATCTGAATCTGATTTGGAAGGAAGATTAG
- a CDS encoding pyridoxal phosphate-dependent aminotransferase has product MEPREFWIEERLEKFRKTAGCNLGESGIRNLSFGELLRRLGIGFEVLESISLEDAPNRGDLELREEVAKLYPGIEADQVLITTGTGEALYILFHLLCKKDSSVSYFEPAFQALYEIPRMIGAELKAVSLLNSLRKNPNSFLSSDSILELFSKNADLIIFNHPQNPSGLSLDPNGIKTIQEAALNFPGWILFDEHYRFLDFKNSLSWSGAGLNKRTVSTGSITKCFGVMGLRIGWMIGPQELIEKARSFKDYLTHTVSPISEFLTIQILKNRMRLSEPIKEFLIENIQYFESNWKNLPGLDGFIPPSGGVVSFLPLKEGLLSSQYADALIDQCDVFVLPGRDFETEGWIRIGFGENPERFRAGIDRWKKLRL; this is encoded by the coding sequence ATGGAACCGAGAGAATTCTGGATCGAAGAAAGGCTCGAAAAGTTTCGAAAGACGGCGGGATGTAATTTAGGCGAAAGTGGGATTCGAAATCTCAGTTTTGGAGAATTGCTTCGGCGTTTGGGAATCGGTTTTGAAGTACTCGAATCGATCTCCTTGGAAGACGCGCCGAATCGAGGCGATCTCGAACTTCGAGAAGAAGTCGCTAAACTCTATCCTGGAATCGAAGCCGATCAAGTTTTGATCACGACCGGAACCGGAGAAGCGCTCTACATTCTCTTTCATCTTCTTTGTAAAAAAGATTCTTCGGTTTCGTATTTTGAACCTGCCTTCCAAGCGTTGTATGAAATCCCAAGAATGATCGGAGCAGAACTCAAGGCCGTTTCTCTTTTAAATTCATTACGAAAAAATCCAAATTCATTTTTATCCTCCGATTCTATCTTAGAATTGTTTTCGAAAAATGCGGATCTTATCATCTTCAATCATCCTCAAAATCCGAGCGGTCTTTCTTTGGATCCAAACGGGATCAAAACGATTCAAGAGGCCGCTTTGAACTTTCCCGGTTGGATCCTCTTTGACGAACACTATCGATTCTTAGATTTCAAAAACTCCTTGAGCTGGAGCGGGGCGGGCTTAAACAAACGAACGGTTTCCACGGGATCCATCACAAAATGTTTCGGAGTGATGGGACTTCGTATCGGCTGGATGATCGGACCTCAGGAACTCATAGAAAAGGCCCGTTCGTTTAAGGATTATCTCACACATACTGTCTCTCCGATTTCTGAATTTCTGACGATTCAGATTCTAAAAAATAGAATGCGTCTTTCTGAACCGATCAAAGAATTCTTGATTGAGAATATTCAATACTTTGAAAGTAATTGGAAGAATCTTCCGGGGCTGGACGGTTTTATTCCCCCGAGTGGCGGCGTGGTTTCCTTTTTACCTTTGAAAGAAGGACTTTTGTCTTCACAATACGCGGACGCTTTGATCGATCAGTGCGACGTCTTTGTGCTTCCGGGCAGGGACTTTGAAACGGAGGGATGGATTCGTATCGGCTTCGGGGAAAATCCGGAACGCTTTCGAGCGGGAATCGATCGTTGGAAAAAGTTACGGTTGTAA
- the leuB gene encoding 3-isopropylmalate dehydrogenase has protein sequence MKNVAVLSGDGIGPEVMEVALSVLKKALGAKASEFNFKEGYVGGIAIDKTGHPLPPETLKLCEESQAILFGSVGGPKWETLPPEKQPERGALLPLRKHFDLFANLRPAIIYPELKNASPVRADIIGDGLDILILRELTGGIYFGQPKGREGSGQEEFAYDTMKYSRREIERITRVAFQAARKRNNKVTSIDKANVLTTSVFWKEVVIDLHKKEFSDVQLNHLYVDNAAMQLIVNPKQFDVVLCENMFGDILSDEASIITGSIGMLPSASLSESGFGLYEPSGGSAPDIAGKGVANPIAQVLSAALMLRYSFSMEEEAGKIEAAVRKTIATGKRTRDIAESGSTVVGTKEIGQVIESFL, from the coding sequence ATGAAGAACGTAGCTGTACTTTCCGGAGACGGAATCGGTCCGGAAGTAATGGAGGTAGCTCTCTCCGTTTTGAAAAAAGCTCTCGGCGCCAAGGCCTCCGAGTTTAACTTTAAAGAGGGATATGTGGGTGGAATCGCGATCGACAAGACCGGGCATCCGCTTCCGCCGGAAACTCTCAAACTCTGTGAAGAATCGCAAGCGATTCTTTTTGGAAGTGTGGGCGGCCCCAAATGGGAAACCCTTCCGCCGGAAAAACAACCGGAACGAGGAGCCCTTCTTCCCCTTCGTAAACACTTTGATCTTTTTGCAAATCTCAGACCCGCGATCATCTATCCCGAATTGAAGAATGCTTCGCCCGTTCGCGCCGATATCATCGGTGACGGACTGGACATTCTCATCCTAAGAGAATTGACCGGAGGAATCTATTTCGGACAACCAAAAGGTAGAGAAGGATCCGGTCAGGAAGAATTCGCCTACGATACGATGAAATATTCCAGAAGAGAGATCGAAAGGATTACCAGAGTAGCATTCCAAGCGGCACGCAAAAGAAATAATAAAGTGACAAGCATCGACAAGGCAAACGTCTTGACTACTTCCGTTTTTTGGAAAGAAGTTGTCATCGATCTGCATAAGAAAGAATTTTCGGACGTCCAATTGAATCATCTCTACGTGGACAACGCGGCGATGCAGTTGATCGTAAACCCGAAACAATTCGACGTGGTGTTGTGTGAGAACATGTTCGGAGATATTCTCTCGGACGAGGCATCCATCATCACGGGTTCGATCGGAATGTTACCATCGGCTTCCCTATCGGAATCCGGATTCGGGTTGTATGAACCTTCCGGAGGATCGGCTCCCGATATCGCCGGTAAAGGTGTCGCCAATCCGATCGCGCAGGTCTTGAGTGCGGCTTTGATGTTACGTTATTCTTTCTCCATGGAAGAAGAAGCGGGCAAGATCGAAGCGGCGGTGCGCAAAACCATCGCGACCGGAAAAAGAACGAGAGACATCGCAGAGTCCGGATCTACGGTCGTTGGAACAAAAGAAATCGGTCAGGTAATCGAATCCTTTCTCTAA
- the uvrC gene encoding excinuclease ABC subunit UvrC, with protein MAEILNHTLILEKIKNLGASPGCYLWKSRKGEVLYVGKAKNLDKRVRSYLKEFHPDVKTRVLQREIFDLDWIATRTEKEALILEATLIKKHNPRFNVRLKDDKKYPYICVSLSEPFPMVYVTRKLRDNGDRYFGPYSDVRSTRETLDIILRIFPIRKTRQVLPLPKPRRPCLNFDMGRCLGPCQGTIPVEEYKIVVDQVIQFLEGKKDSLVGDLSTKMNSSSERLEFEKAARYRDMLQRIQNFREKQTVVSTDGGDEDVIGFARKEDEGQVILLEVRGGRLETKKSFPIKGVLDAEDSEIIGAFFRDYYLNAALVPPVIFIPTDIQEEVSTVIDVLQEKTGFRPKLKSPRTGDKRSLLKIAEKNAELSLTERLLATHYKDQTASLKEIQEMFSLERPPHIIECYDISHFQGSQPVASGVMFVEGKPFKQGYRKYNMRGYEGINDPGMIHEVISRRLQRIANEEGVFPDLIVIDGGPTQLTKACEAAVEAGVEGIPMVGLAKKREEIFFPGDNEPFIFDMNSPGMKLLRHLRDEAHRFGVTHHRTRRNKETMRALIQDVPDIGLKRSKLLLQHFSGEKKIEEATKEELLGVPGIGENLAEKILKQLQKKE; from the coding sequence ATGGCTGAAATTCTAAACCACACCCTGATTTTGGAAAAGATCAAAAACTTAGGAGCTTCTCCGGGTTGTTATCTTTGGAAATCTAGAAAGGGCGAGGTTTTGTATGTTGGAAAGGCTAAAAATTTAGACAAAAGAGTCCGCAGTTATCTCAAAGAATTCCATCCCGACGTCAAAACCCGAGTCCTTCAGAGAGAAATTTTCGATCTGGATTGGATTGCGACCAGAACCGAAAAAGAAGCGCTGATTCTCGAAGCGACTCTGATCAAAAAACACAACCCTCGTTTTAACGTTCGTCTCAAAGACGATAAAAAATATCCTTATATCTGCGTTTCGCTTTCCGAACCGTTTCCGATGGTCTATGTGACCCGAAAACTTAGGGACAACGGAGATCGGTATTTTGGTCCATATTCGGACGTTCGCTCCACAAGAGAAACGTTAGACATCATTCTTAGAATTTTTCCGATCCGTAAAACGAGACAGGTCCTTCCGCTTCCCAAACCGAGAAGACCTTGTTTGAACTTTGATATGGGCCGTTGTCTCGGGCCTTGTCAGGGAACGATTCCCGTGGAGGAATACAAGATCGTAGTCGATCAGGTGATTCAATTCTTAGAGGGAAAAAAAGATTCTCTCGTCGGAGATCTGAGTACGAAGATGAATTCTTCCTCGGAGCGTCTCGAGTTTGAAAAAGCGGCTCGTTATCGGGACATGTTGCAGAGGATTCAAAACTTCCGGGAAAAACAAACCGTCGTAAGCACCGACGGCGGAGACGAGGACGTGATCGGATTTGCAAGGAAAGAAGACGAGGGTCAGGTGATTCTTCTCGAAGTGCGGGGCGGAAGACTCGAAACCAAAAAATCATTTCCGATCAAAGGAGTTTTGGACGCGGAGGATTCCGAGATCATAGGCGCTTTTTTTCGAGATTACTATTTGAACGCCGCCTTGGTTCCACCTGTGATTTTTATTCCTACGGATATCCAGGAAGAAGTGTCGACCGTTATCGATGTCCTTCAAGAGAAGACCGGTTTTAGACCCAAGCTCAAATCTCCTCGCACGGGGGACAAACGTTCCCTTTTGAAAATCGCGGAGAAAAACGCGGAGCTGAGTCTCACGGAAAGATTACTCGCGACTCATTACAAGGATCAGACCGCGTCCTTAAAAGAAATCCAAGAGATGTTTTCTCTCGAACGACCTCCTCATATCATAGAATGTTATGATATCAGTCACTTTCAAGGTTCGCAACCCGTAGCGAGCGGCGTCATGTTTGTGGAAGGAAAACCTTTCAAACAAGGATATAGAAAGTATAATATGCGCGGCTACGAAGGAATCAACGATCCCGGTATGATCCACGAGGTGATTTCGAGACGTTTGCAAAGAATCGCGAACGAAGAAGGAGTTTTTCCGGATTTGATCGTGATCGACGGAGGACCGACTCAGTTGACCAAGGCCTGCGAAGCCGCCGTCGAAGCGGGGGTGGAAGGAATTCCGATGGTCGGTCTTGCAAAAAAAAGAGAAGAGATTTTCTTTCCCGGAGACAACGAACCCTTTATCTTTGATATGAATTCTCCTGGAATGAAATTGCTCCGACACCTTCGGGACGAAGCGCATCGATTCGGAGTGACACATCATCGAACTCGTAGAAACAAAGAGACGATGCGCGCGCTGATCCAGGATGTTCCGGATATCGGACTGAAAAGAAGCAAACTTCTCCTACAACACTTTTCGGGCGAAAAGAAAATCGAAGAAGCTACCAAAGAAGAATTGCTCGGAGTTCCCGGTATCGGAGAAAATCTCGCCGAAAAAATTTTGAAACAATTGCAAAAAAAAGAATAA
- a CDS encoding response regulator, giving the protein MKAGVAPNGRPYQVLIAENSRFQAKQLAQILESEGYQVIGFAENGKELVKLFDEHRLVDLITLDLNLPVMDGFATFFEIKEKGVLPRIVLVSEENTPAVLKYLIDEGAMDYIPKPVKREKVLEKINAAIKKIPKV; this is encoded by the coding sequence ATGAAAGCAGGTGTAGCTCCCAACGGAAGACCTTATCAGGTATTGATTGCCGAAAATTCGAGATTTCAGGCCAAGCAGTTGGCTCAGATTTTAGAATCGGAAGGATATCAGGTAATCGGATTCGCAGAAAACGGAAAGGAACTCGTAAAACTTTTCGACGAACATAGATTAGTCGATTTGATTACATTGGATCTCAATCTTCCAGTTATGGACGGATTTGCTACTTTTTTTGAGATCAAAGAAAAAGGAGTTCTTCCAAGAATCGTTCTCGTTTCCGAAGAAAACACACCTGCGGTTCTCAAGTATCTCATAGACGAAGGCGCGATGGACTACATTCCAAAACCGGTAAAACGAGAAAAGGTTTTGGAAAAGATCAACGCGGCGATCAAAAAAATTCCTAAGGTCTAA
- a CDS encoding phosphoribosylanthranilate isomerase → MKPNFAQKPKVKICGIRDLEIAKICKEEGADFVGLNFAPSSPRKIDITTARKIIQFYKSQTDSPQVVLLFYKNSPEEIRTIRSALSHDYVQWVWDDPELASIYRIELLGENQICSYRVDKQILDEDLNSVPGEFLILDSYSKGAGGGTGESFNWDFVSKVTRKFLLAGGLNPENVASAIAKVKPFGVDVASGVESSPGQKDPQKIIDFIRNAKSVL, encoded by the coding sequence ATGAAACCGAATTTCGCTCAAAAACCAAAGGTCAAGATCTGCGGAATCCGAGATCTTGAAATCGCAAAAATTTGCAAAGAAGAAGGCGCCGATTTCGTAGGACTCAATTTTGCCCCTTCCAGTCCGAGAAAGATCGATATCACAACCGCACGGAAGATCATTCAATTCTATAAGTCTCAAACGGATTCTCCCCAGGTTGTTTTGCTCTTTTATAAAAATTCTCCCGAAGAGATTCGAACGATTCGTAGCGCCCTTTCTCATGATTATGTTCAATGGGTCTGGGACGATCCGGAACTTGCGTCCATCTATCGAATCGAACTTCTCGGAGAAAACCAGATCTGTTCGTATCGCGTCGACAAACAGATCTTAGACGAGGATTTGAATTCCGTCCCGGGAGAATTTCTGATCTTGGACAGCTATTCCAAGGGCGCGGGCGGCGGCACGGGGGAAAGTTTTAACTGGGACTTCGTCTCGAAAGTCACGAGAAAGTTTTTGCTCGCGGGCGGCTTGAATCCGGAGAACGTAGCTTCGGCGATTGCAAAAGTAAAACCCTTTGGAGTCGACGTTGCGAGCGGAGTCGAATCCTCTCCCGGTCAAAAAGATCCGCAAAAAATAATCGATTTTATCAGGAACGCAAAATCAGTCTTATGA
- the nth gene encoding endonuclease III, with protein sequence MLRKNTQESRSQLQKQPDSSFLKWFSRVFSLLRKEFGEVETPLHYKNDYELAIAVILSAQCTDERVNQVTPALFKFFPTLESFANADILEIEKLIFSTGFYHNKAKSIQGFARKLLNDFQGKIPNTIAELITLPGFGRKTANVVLSEVHGLVEGIVVDTHVNRIAKILGLTTKSDPVQVEKDLMNLLPKKYWRDISLYLIFLGRKSCKAHRRFCEECILKKECPSSSFVNGA encoded by the coding sequence TTGCTCCGAAAAAATACGCAGGAATCCAGAAGTCAGCTCCAAAAACAGCCTGACTCCTCGTTTCTAAAATGGTTTTCCCGAGTCTTTTCTCTTTTGAGAAAAGAATTCGGGGAAGTCGAAACCCCCCTTCACTATAAAAATGACTATGAGCTCGCGATCGCTGTTATTCTCAGCGCTCAGTGCACGGACGAACGCGTCAATCAAGTCACACCCGCTCTTTTTAAATTCTTTCCAACCTTAGAATCCTTTGCAAACGCGGACATTCTTGAAATCGAAAAGCTGATCTTCTCCACGGGCTTTTATCACAATAAGGCCAAGTCGATTCAGGGTTTTGCCCGTAAATTGTTAAACGACTTCCAGGGAAAGATTCCGAACACGATCGCAGAGCTGATTACGCTTCCGGGCTTTGGAAGAAAAACCGCGAACGTGGTTTTATCGGAAGTGCACGGACTCGTAGAAGGGATCGTAGTCGATACCCACGTCAATCGAATCGCAAAGATTCTCGGACTTACGACAAAGAGCGACCCCGTTCAAGTGGAAAAGGATCTCATGAATCTTCTTCCCAAAAAATATTGGAGAGATATTTCCTTATATTTGATCTTCTTAGGAAGAAAGAGTTGTAAGGCCCATCGCAGATTTTGCGAAGAATGTATTTTAAAAAAAGAATGTCCCTCGTCCTCGTTTGTCAATGGAGCTTAG
- a CDS encoding peptide chain release factor family protein, which yields MAPRFPVSVEKEHKLSELMESLQIKESDLEESFTRSGGKGGQNVNKVSTAVHLKHKSSGIEIKCSLYRTQGLNRYKARAILCEKILEQRQKASSTISDVQKKAIRNKQKDAKRKKEKYSRKGQNSSSILPAEVPNFEEEVPEETKD from the coding sequence ATGGCTCCTCGATTTCCCGTCTCCGTAGAAAAAGAACACAAACTCTCCGAACTTATGGAATCTCTTCAGATCAAAGAATCCGATCTGGAAGAAAGTTTTACGAGAAGCGGGGGCAAGGGCGGACAAAACGTCAACAAGGTTTCTACCGCGGTTCATCTCAAACACAAGTCGAGCGGAATCGAAATCAAGTGTTCTCTCTACAGAACCCAAGGGCTCAACCGATATAAGGCACGAGCCATTCTTTGCGAGAAAATTTTAGAACAAAGACAAAAGGCGAGTTCTACGATTTCCGACGTCCAAAAAAAGGCGATACGAAACAAACAAAAAGACGCAAAGAGAAAGAAGGAAAAGTATTCCAGAAAAGGACAAAATTCTTCTTCCATTCTTCCGGCAGAGGTTCCAAACTTTGAAGAAGAAGTTCCCGAAGAGACCAAAGACTAA
- a CDS encoding acyl-CoA thioesterase, translated as MEVFIDRKLEGMELATQHIVMSRDLNQHGFLFGGQMLAWIDEGCAMFVMEKIRYSNIVTVSMADVVFKSPGLLGDIIQIFSKIDKVGNSSITIRNTSIGKSQSRKDLKEIIDCKITYVCLDENGRPFPYFRDHFELQDLK; from the coding sequence ATGGAAGTATTTATCGATCGAAAATTGGAAGGAATGGAACTCGCGACTCAACATATCGTGATGTCCCGGGATCTCAACCAACACGGATTTCTTTTCGGAGGTCAGATGCTCGCCTGGATCGACGAAGGCTGCGCGATGTTTGTCATGGAAAAAATTCGTTATTCGAATATCGTCACCGTAAGTATGGCCGACGTCGTTTTTAAAAGTCCCGGACTTTTGGGAGATATCATTCAGATCTTTTCCAAGATCGATAAGGTAGGAAACAGTTCGATCACGATCCGAAACACTTCGATCGGTAAGAGCCAGAGTCGGAAAGATTTGAAAGAGATCATCGACTGCAAGATCACCTACGTCTGCTTAGATGAAAACGGAAGACCGTTTCCTTATTTCCGAGATCATTTTGAACTTCAGGATTTGAAGTAA
- a CDS encoding phospho-sugar mutase, which translates to MNHPESLILSWTKDPFSAVARKEASSALEKFRKGESGLEVEAFSVPLEFGTGGMRGRLGNGIGRMNEYTVGRSALGFVSYLAKKNKKASIVIAYDSRRRSQEFAEVTAGIAASLGVKVVLFKEVTPTPLLSYAIRYYKASGGVVITASHNPPDYNGFKAYLADGGQLVPPDDKKIISAIESISDWKEISILSPKDATYKKFVTPAGKDCFASYKKELAKAGILSSILKPKDRSSLKVVYSPLHGTGGKSMKELLNGFGYKNVFLVPEQKDPDGEFPTVKFPNPEEPEAMELSRKFAISKDAHAFIATDPDADRLGIGVQNGKGNYTLLNGNQIGSIMAAYLCERYAASKKKKKKAVLVKTIVTTDLQEIIAKKNKVKYKNVLTGFKFIAQVMAKLDKSKTDFFLFGGEESFGYLPVSFVRDKDSLSSALLLLEILTEKKDLLSYMDEIYLRYGLFQESLKSLTLEGNAGKEKIRKSLESLRTSDLLGKQIHQRKIVGILDYKTQTAKGSASKTAFSGCPSSDVIQVILEGNAKLTIRPSGTEPKIKIYSSFQSLVAPKSKEEIQTLTAGLLSEIKASEEIFLKLAGLL; encoded by the coding sequence ATGAATCATCCTGAATCCTTGATCCTTTCCTGGACTAAAGATCCATTCTCCGCCGTCGCTCGAAAAGAAGCTTCGTCAGCTCTTGAAAAATTTAGAAAGGGAGAATCCGGACTTGAAGTAGAAGCTTTTTCCGTTCCTCTTGAATTCGGCACCGGTGGAATGCGCGGTCGTCTCGGAAACGGAATCGGAAGGATGAACGAATACACGGTAGGACGCTCGGCGCTCGGCTTCGTTTCTTATCTCGCCAAAAAAAACAAAAAGGCTTCCATCGTCATCGCCTACGATTCCAGAAGAAGATCTCAGGAATTTGCCGAAGTCACCGCGGGAATCGCGGCTTCTTTGGGCGTGAAGGTAGTTCTCTTTAAAGAAGTGACTCCGACACCGCTTCTTTCCTATGCGATTCGTTATTACAAGGCGAGCGGCGGAGTTGTCATCACCGCGTCTCACAATCCTCCGGATTACAACGGATTCAAGGCCTATCTCGCGGACGGCGGACAACTCGTTCCTCCCGACGACAAGAAGATCATTTCCGCGATCGAATCGATCAGCGATTGGAAGGAGATTTCGATTCTTTCTCCCAAAGACGCGACCTACAAAAAGTTTGTTACACCCGCGGGCAAGGATTGTTTTGCTTCTTACAAAAAGGAACTCGCAAAGGCCGGAATTCTTTCCTCCATTTTAAAACCCAAAGATCGTTCTTCTTTGAAGGTCGTCTATTCTCCGTTACACGGAACCGGCGGAAAATCGATGAAGGAACTTCTAAACGGTTTTGGTTATAAAAACGTATTCCTTGTCCCCGAACAAAAAGATCCGGACGGAGAATTTCCTACCGTAAAGTTTCCCAACCCCGAAGAACCGGAAGCGATGGAACTCTCTCGAAAATTTGCGATTTCCAAAGACGCTCACGCTTTTATCGCAACCGATCCGGACGCGGATCGTCTTGGAATCGGAGTTCAAAACGGAAAAGGAAATTATACCCTCCTCAACGGAAATCAGATCGGCTCGATCATGGCGGCTTATCTCTGTGAACGTTATGCGGCATCTAAGAAGAAGAAAAAGAAAGCGGTTCTTGTAAAAACCATCGTGACCACCGACTTACAAGAGATCATCGCGAAAAAAAACAAGGTGAAATACAAAAACGTTCTCACCGGTTTTAAATTCATCGCGCAGGTGATGGCAAAACTCGATAAAAGCAAAACTGACTTCTTTCTTTTCGGCGGAGAAGAATCCTTCGGTTATCTTCCGGTTTCTTTTGTGAGAGACAAGGATTCTCTTTCTTCGGCGCTTCTTCTTCTCGAAATTCTTACCGAAAAAAAAGATCTTCTGTCTTATATGGACGAGATCTACCTTCGTTACGGACTCTTCCAGGAAAGCCTCAAATCCTTGACTCTGGAAGGAAACGCGGGAAAGGAAAAGATCCGGAAATCATTAGAATCTCTGAGAACGAGCGATCTTTTGGGAAAACAGATTCACCAAAGAAAAATCGTTGGTATTCTGGATTACAAAACACAAACTGCAAAAGGAAGCGCATCCAAAACCGCGTTTTCCGGTTGTCCCTCTTCGGACGTAATCCAAGTGATTCTCGAAGGCAACGCGAAACTCACCATTCGACCTTCCGGCACGGAACCTAAGATTAAGATTTATTCTTCCTTTCAGAGTCTCGTGGCTCCAAAATCCAAGGAAGAGATTCAAACGTTAACGGCGGGTCTTCTTTCCGAGATCAAGGCCTCCGAAGAAATATTTTTAAAATTGGCAGGGCTACTATGA
- a CDS encoding aspartate aminotransferase family protein, translating to MNDTEIQKELFQHTKELAELYLINTYARYDVAFRYGVNELLFDYDNKQYIDFHSGVAVTNLGHADPDIIEVVRNQADKLFHTSNLFYSEEAAKLAELLILNSFPGKVFLTNSGTEAIEGAFKLARKYAYSKNIEDPIILSLEKSFHGRSVSGMSLTGQDKIRKGYGELLKGIEFIEPNNDEMLVSAFERYQGRIVALLVEPILGESGIIPLTKNFLTLSRELTAENDALLIFDEIQTGMGRTGTLFAFETLGFSPDAMTLAKGLGSGFPIGALIVGERYQDLFTLGSHGSTFGGNHLAAAIAYETIRIIQTREILNNVNVCSDVAFSRLIEMKGKYPVIQDVRGKGLHIGVELSIPSRPVAEAMLEAGLVVNATAENVIRIMPPLTISTDFLNQGLDIFESIIKQN from the coding sequence ATGAACGATACAGAAATCCAAAAGGAACTTTTTCAACACACCAAGGAATTGGCCGAACTCTATCTAATCAATACCTATGCTAGATACGACGTCGCGTTTCGTTACGGGGTCAACGAACTCCTTTTCGACTACGACAACAAACAATACATCGATTTTCACTCGGGAGTTGCGGTTACAAATTTAGGACACGCGGATCCGGATATCATCGAGGTGGTTCGCAACCAAGCCGATAAACTCTTTCACACATCCAATCTCTTCTATTCAGAGGAAGCGGCTAAACTCGCAGAACTTCTGATTCTCAATTCCTTTCCGGGAAAAGTCTTTCTGACAAACTCCGGAACCGAAGCGATCGAAGGCGCGTTCAAACTCGCTCGGAAATACGCGTATTCCAAAAACATAGAAGACCCGATCATTCTTTCTTTGGAAAAAAGTTTTCACGGAAGATCCGTTTCCGGGATGAGTTTAACCGGTCAGGATAAGATCAGAAAAGGTTACGGAGAACTTCTCAAAGGAATCGAATTCATAGAACCGAACAACGACGAGATGCTCGTATCCGCCTTCGAAAGATATCAAGGAAGAATCGTAGCTCTTCTCGTGGAACCGATTCTCGGTGAAAGCGGAATCATCCCTTTGACAAAAAACTTTCTCACTCTTTCCAGAGAATTGACCGCGGAAAACGACGCGTTACTCATCTTTGACGAAATACAAACGGGAATGGGAAGAACGGGCACGTTATTTGCGTTTGAAACTTTGGGTTTTAGTCCGGATGCGATGACCCTTGCAAAAGGACTGGGCTCTGGTTTTCCGATCGGCGCGTTGATTGTAGGAGAAAGATACCAGGATCTTTTTACACTGGGTTCCCACGGTTCGACCTTCGGAGGAAATCACCTCGCCGCTGCGATCGCCTACGAAACGATTCGAATCATCCAAACAAGAGAAATTTTAAACAACGTAAACGTCTGTTCCGACGTCGCATTTTCCAGACTGATTGAAATGAAAGGAAAGTATCCGGTGATTCAAGACGTAAGAGGAAAGGGACTTCATATCGGAGTCGAATTGTCGATTCCTTCCAGACCAGTTGCGGAAGCGATGTTGGAAGCGGGACTCGTCGTCAACGCGACTGCGGAGAACGTGATCCGGATCATGCCTCCTCTCACGATTTCCACGGACTTTTTAAATCAAGGTCTGGATATTTTCGAATCCATAATCAAACAAAATTAA